ATGTAGGACGTTTACTCTCCAGTCCCTCACGGCAGAGGACATCATGGACATTTTGAAGCGGGCAAgagaggcagaggaggtGGTGTACCCGCCTACGCCGCTGATAGACGACGAAATGATGGGGTACCTCGCTCGATTTAGCGACGGCGACGCGAGAACTGCCCTGAATCTACTGGAGTTAGCCCTCTCACTGACCACGAGAGAGGGCATAACCAAAGAGGACATCAAGTCATCGTTGACAAAAACGCTCGTATACGACAGAGGCGGCGACCAGCACTACGACTCCATCTCCGCATTCCACAAATCCGTGCGAGGAAACGACCCCGACGCAGCATTATACTACCTCGCCAGGATGCTACAATCCGGCGAAGACCCCCTATTCATCGCTCGCCGCATGGTGGTCATTGCCTCGGAGGACGTCGGCCTCGCAGACAACACCCTCCTGCCCCTCGCGACGGCAACATACACCGCCACCCAGCAGATCGGCATGCCGGAGGCGAGAATCCCGCTCGCACACTGCGCGATTGCGCTGTGTCTCGCCCCCAAGAGCACAAGAGCCTACCGCGCGCTGAACAACGCGTACGCCGCGCTGCGGGAACCCGGGATGGCGAGTCTGCCTGTGCCGCTGCACCTGCGGAACGCGCCTACGCGGCTTATGCGGGATATGGGATACGGCGCCGAGTACAAGTATCCTCCTAATTATCGGGAGGGTAAGGTTCGGCAGACGTATTTGCCGGGGGAGCTGGTGGGGAGGAGGTTCCTTGAGGAGAGGGATCTGGGGACCGAGGTTGATCCTGATTTGGTCATGGATGAGGCTGAGTAGGTTTATGATAGGGTTTTGTATAAaacgttggtggtggtgcgccTGGATGGGTGCTTGCATAGATGGTTTCTGCATAGCGTTGGACTGTTGGAATATGTTGGATTAGACATGAACATGGCATGTATTCTACAGAGTACGGGGAATAAAATAAAACTAAACTTAAACAATGTACACTTTCGTAATGCTGGCGTGACAACTGGTGGTCATGGTTGAATGGGCATATGCAAGAAGCTCTGATACAAATCATATCCGGCCACAAAACGTCAGTAGTATGTGACAAACCGAGCAATGCATCAGAACCAGAGAAGACAATTTGAACGTCGCTAGTAAATCTCTATGTATTACACTGTcaagtcatcgtcatcatgtcTCATAAGTATAGTACAAGCCGAACCATGGGGTATATATGTCAACACTGATTGTCGGCCGCCGTCAAATCAATAACAGACACATCGCTCCATCTGAGCTCCGCCGCTTTCTTGCCAGTCTTTGAATTGGCCACCAATTCACGCTCTTCGGCTTCCAATTCGACTTCCTCAAAGAAGCCCGATTCAGACTTCCTAGCCCTGAagatcttcttctttgatgatgagttgaTCTGAGATGATTTCACCCCTGTTCGtgatgccttcttctccatcgaGTTTCTCTCGGTAGGCAGGCTAGGCTGTATTAAGGATGACACTGACGCCAAATCAGAGTCGCTGTCCTCTGTTTCCacttccttctctttctgCACCTCTCGCGGCTCTGCAGCATTCGTCTTAGGCTTGCTTAGGAACATTTCCATAGAGGATTGCTTCAGTAACGCATCACCCATTTTGGTTTCTCGACTTGGCCGTTCTCGTTGCCGTTGTGAGGAAGGCTTCACACCCAAAGAGCCACGGCTTGCCTGAATAATCGAACGTACTGAATCGGGCACCCGGTTGGCCTCTGCGGATACAGGCGCCTTGTTGGACGATGAACCTGAAGCTGACGGGCGGCGAGGACTGGACGCAGGGGCTGGTGGGCTAGATGAAATATATATCGGGTCTGGTTGCTTCTGGGGTCTACACGATCTGGGCGTAAATGGTGAGCTGTCGATGGCATGAATAACCGCAGTCTTTTTCGGACTCCTCGtgggcgaggacgaggattGCTTACTTGGGCTCGGCGAGACTCCGGGACGACTAGGACTCTTCAGAAGAGATGCGCTTTGATTAGCACCTTTGCGTGACTCCTGACGATCGACCAAGGCGGCCGACTTTGTAGCCTTGACATATTTATCAAGGGACCCTCGAGGCATGTCAGAAGACTTGCTCGCCTTGGCCACACCGGGCTTTTTCTTCGGAGATCGTCGAATAGCCTTTGCTTGCTCCTTCGTCTGCCACTCCCGGAAAACGTCAGgagcagccttcttcacGAGCCCCTCCAGCACCCAGGCCAGATCAGGCTTCCCGACATCGAAAATTTTTGGTGCACCTGCCGTAGatccttcttcaacgacaTCAATAGCATCTAATTCCTCGTCACTATTCAATGCTAGCCCTGTGCGGGCGAAACTAATGTTTTCCTCCACTTCTTGGGATAGGTCAATAGGAACGACCTCTTCGGGTACATAGGCCAAGCGCAGCTCGGGGGTCCCATCTGTGCTAAAGTGGGTTCGTCGCCCAGATATGCGCTTAACGTGTTGGGTTTCTGATGAGCTAGCCATGTTCTGGACCAGCATTGCTTGCCCTAAAACGCGGATAAACTTGATTGCTCCTATCCGGTAGTCCCAGTCAAAGGTTTCTCGTGTAAATTCGCGCAGTGCTGTGAGATGGAACTCCTGCTTTGCCTGCACCCTCTGCCGAATAGATTCGATATCAGTTTCCGGCGAGACGATGGGGTGAGTGTAATATCGCAGGACTTCGATGTTGGGAAAGTCTTGGGGTATGGTCAATGACTTGTGTTTTGTTCTGAAATAGCCTTTCTCGTTGGTTTTTAACTCGTGTATTAGCGAATTTCGCCATGCCTTTATGGCGATCTCGTCAGAAGCCTTGAGTTGGCAGAGTGATTTGCCAAAGCCAGCTTTGGCTGCTTCACAAGCTACTTTGACACCACAGCCGGGGATGCCGTCGGGGAGGTAGTCGCCACCACTCATCAATGCAACAAGAACCATCCCTTCTCGGTCGAGGCCCAGGTCTCCTAATGCCATGTCGCGGACGTCGTACATTGACAcatgtgttggtgttttggcgGTCCTTCCTTCACCAGACCAATCACGGAGCGTTCTTGTACACCCAAACATTATTGTATCGACGTCTTCACTTAGAACGGCGTCAACTACCccttgctgctggaggaAGGCGcattcagcttctccttcaccagGCGCGTCATGAACATGGAATCCAAATAGACGAATTAGGcgcttggccaaggctgttgcAACACCATCGCCTCGGCCTGATCGTTTGTTTCGCTTAAGTGCTGGCTTATTTGGGCCATCGAATACAAAGATTGGTTGAATTGGAGTTGCAAGTAGTCGAACAAGTCGGTAAAAGAGTGTTCTTATGGCGGGATTGGTGCCACCTAGACGAATCAGTCAGTTGAATACAATTTTGCATGTACGCGCGGGAAGCAATAAAGCGGAATACAGACCTCGTGCCGCCTGCGCTTGGAATTGCCATATAGCAATGTCAATAGCAATCCGATAGGGTCGGTTGTTGATCTCCAAGCTGTCAGCTGCGAGCTTGGACAAGGAGACTCGTTTACAAGGACCAAGCTCTTTGTATATGCTTCTTCGGTTTAGCCATGAGCGGATAGGACGTTGAAGGGGTGATATTTACCCTTTGATGCCCATTTTGGGCAGGCTATATACTTGGTGACCAACAGAGGTTGAATGAAGCTGGATAATTCGCAATGGAGGAGGTTGACTGGCATGGGGATGGATGCATGTGGTtcaattgacatggacgtacggagtagagagGATGATGCCCCACGTCACTGAGGCGACAACTGCCttttgttgactttggtcgGTGTCGGCATTTGATAGGccgatgtctggtgggccAGCAGGAACAACCAGACTACAGTGCACATACTTTAGTGGGACCAGTCGTGGCATTTGATCAAATGTCAGGGGTCATTTGCTCACTAAGTGCATACATGTATCGTCAGACTTGACGTGACTGACATCTCAAGCTGTTTGACACTTTGATAATGGGCGTCCTCACCACAGACTGATATCTAaatttcttttctttcgtCTCTTCCGTGCCACTTACAATCCAGGCCATGTCTTCTGGAGCAGGCACTACGCTCGCTCACAAAAGCGTGGCCACGATTAGAACTGGCACATCACAAgcaccaccaagctcaacacctcACACCCCGCCAAGAACAGTCACATCGTCTTTTGGCTCGCCATCTACCATTCGAGCCGACGATGATTTTGTGCTTATAGAGATTGGCTCGCGTTATATTAGAGCCGGATTTGCAGGCGATTCCTTGCCCAAGGCGTGTCTGTCTTGCGGACCAGAACAGCAAAGACGAGTTGGTGATTTTCGAGTCTGGCAGGaaccaacctcaacctcatcacgAAAATGGGCTGCAGACCATGAGATATGGCGGTACGACTTGCGTCAAATTGACCTGGGCTTATTCCAAGACAAACTAGACCGAATATTACGCGATGCATTCACGAGGTAACGTGCAACGATGGTGCTTGATTCAAATCTTCTACTCACTCACTTTCAGGTTTCTTCTCATCGACTCCCGACCGAGACGGGTCGGTCTTGTTTTGGACTCGgctctgcctcttcctcttctaTCTGCTGTATTGAGTACTTTATTTACCAATTTTCAAACCCCTATGGTCTCTCTCATGTCGACACCCACAATGGTGGCCGTAGGAGCTGGCGTGCGCTCGGCGCTAGTTGTGGATATGGGTTGGAACGAAACAATCGTAACCAGTGTCTACGAATACAGAGAAGTCAAGAGCTCGAGGACTATCAGAGGCGGCAGAAGTCTTAATGATACGCTCTACAAACTCCTCCACGGCCTGATTCCCACTGctgaagacgacgacgagtcaGAGGACAGAGCAGTGACGTTTGAAGAGTGTGAAGACATCATGTGTCGGCTAATGTGGTGTCGACCATCGGCGTTCAAATCATCTCAGAGGCAGTCTACGCAGTTGGACACGGTGGAGGAGCAGGACGAAAACGAAGGAGAGCCAAATCAACCGAGCGGCATAGCTGAGGTTCCGCTTCGGTCTACAaatcctccatcaacaattCACATCCCGTTCAACAAGCTTGCCGATGTCTGCGACGATGCCCTTTTCGACCCTTCGGCGGCACGATCAACTTTTGATGATCACGAACTacctcttcatcttcttgtgTATGACCAACTCCTGCAGTTGCCACTTGACGTTCGAGCAATCTGCATGTCTCGCATCATCTTCACAGGAGGCTGCTCGAACATCCTGGGCATAAAGGAGAGAATTGTGGACGAGATTACAAGTATTGTTGAGCGGAGAGGATGGGAGCCTGTGTTTGGAAAAAGTGTCGAAAACCTGCGGAATGGGCAAAGAGCCCAACGAAAAGCCAGCTTGCAGAGGTCAAGCATTTCATCTGTGGGTACATCAGACTCGAGTGGTTACGATTCTGATGGGCTACGATCGGAATCGGGAACAACAGATTCGCTAGAGGACCAAGTTGAGGCCAAAATCGCGCGCAACCGACCCATGAGACACCAATTTCAAGGGCAATTACGAGCTGTTCACTCACTAGGAGCTTGGGCGGGAGCCAGCTTGCTGTGTCAGTTGAAGAttccagccatggcgactGTGGATAGAGAGCTGTGGTTACAGCAGGGGGCTAATGGAGCATCTCGACCTAGTGAGGTTGATGTCAAGCATCAGCAGAGACAGAGTATGGGAGCAGGT
The genomic region above belongs to Pochonia chlamydosporia 170 chromosome 2, whole genome shotgun sequence and contains:
- a CDS encoding flap structure-specific endonuclease (similar to Magnaporthe oryzae 70-15 XP_003714807.1); this encodes MGIKGIYKELGPCKRVSLSKLAADSLEINNRPYRIAIDIAIWQFQAQAARGGTNPAIRTLFYRLVRLLATPIQPIFVFDGPNKPALKRNKRSGRGDGVATALAKRLIRLFGFHVHDAPGEGEAECAFLQQQGVVDAVLSEDVDTIMFGCTRTLRDWSGEGRTAKTPTHVSMYDVRDMALGDLGLDREGMVLVALMSGGDYLPDGIPGCGVKVACEAAKAGFGKSLCQLKASDEIAIKAWRNSLIHELKTNEKGYFRTKHKSLTIPQDFPNIEVLRYYTHPIVSPETDIESIRQRVQAKQEFHLTALREFTRETFDWDYRIGAIKFIRVLGQAMLVQNMASSSETQHVKRISGRRTHFSTDGTPELRLAYVPEEVVPIDLSQEVEENISFARTGLALNSDEELDAIDVVEEGSTAGAPKIFDVGKPDLAWVLEGLVKKAAPDVFREWQTKEQAKAIRRSPKKKPGVAKASKSSDMPRGSLDKYVKATKSAALVDRQESRKGANQSASLLKSPSRPGVSPSPSKQSSSSPTRSPKKTAVIHAIDSSPFTPRSCRPQKQPDPIYISSSPPAPASSPRRPSASGSSSNKAPVSAEANRVPDSVRSIIQASRGSLGVKPSSQRQRERPSRETKMGDALLKQSSMEMFLSKPKTNAAEPREVQKEKEVETEDSDSDLASVSSLIQPSLPTERNSMEKKASRTGVKSSQINSSSKKKIFRARKSESGFFEEVELEAEERELVANSKTGKKAAELRWSDVSVIDLTAADNQC
- a CDS encoding ro-7-like protein (similar to Trichoderma reesei QM6a XP_006967495.1), whose product is MSSGAGTTLAHKSVATIRTGTSQAPPSSTPHTPPRTVTSSFGSPSTIRADDDFVLIEIGSRYIRAGFAGDSLPKACLSCGPEQQRRVGDFRVWQEPTSTSSRKWAADHEIWRYDLRQIDLGLFQDKLDRILRDAFTRFLLIDSRPRRVGLVLDSALPLPLLSAVLSTLFTNFQTPMVSLMSTPTMVAVGAGVRSALVVDMGWNETIVTSVYEYREVKSSRTIRGGRSLNDTLYKLLHGLIPTAEDDDESEDRAVTFEECEDIMCRLMWCRPSAFKSSQRQSTQLDTVEEQDENEGEPNQPSGIAEVPLRSTNPPSTIHIPFNKLADVCDDALFDPSAARSTFDDHELPLHLLVYDQLLQLPLDVRAICMSRIIFTGGCSNILGIKERIVDEITSIVERRGWEPVFGKSVENLRNGQRAQRKASLQRSSISSVGTSDSSGYDSDGLRSESGTTDSLEDQVEAKIARNRPMRHQFQGQLRAVHSLGAWAGASLLCQLKIPAMATVDRELWLQQGANGASRPSEVDVKHQQRQSMGAGGLIRGSGGHHSNWTLGIWGSL